One window of the Triticum dicoccoides isolate Atlit2015 ecotype Zavitan chromosome 3B, WEW_v2.0, whole genome shotgun sequence genome contains the following:
- the LOC119274896 gene encoding histone H2B.1-like — protein sequence MAPKAEKKPAAKKPAEEEPAAEKAPAAKKPKAEKRLPAGKSAAGKDGDKKGKKKAKKSVETYKIYIFKVLKQVHPDIGISSKAMSIMNSFINDIFEKLAGEAAKLARYNKKPTITSREIQTSVRLVLPGELAKHAVSEGTKAVTKFTSS from the coding sequence ATGGCGCCGAAGGCGGAGAAGAAGCCGGCGGCAAAGAAGCCCGCGGAGGAGGAGCCCGCGGCGGAGAAGGCCCCGGCGGCGAAGAAGCCCAAGGCCGAGAAGCGGCTGCCGGCGGGGAAGTCCGCCGCTGGCAAGGACGGCgacaagaagggcaagaagaaggcGAAGAAGAGCGTGGAAACGTACAAGATCTACATCTtcaaggtgctgaagcaggtgcacCCGGACATCGGCATCTCCTCCAAGGCCATGTCcatcatgaactccttcatcaacgACATCTTCGAGAAGCTCGCCGGCGAGGCCGCCAAGCTCGCCCGCTACAACAAGAAGCCCACCATCACCTCCCGGGAGATCCAGACGTCCGTCCGCCTCGTCCTCCCTGGCGAGCTCGCCAAGCACGCCGTCTCCGAGGGCACCAAGGCCGTCACCAAGTTCACCTCCTCCTAG